A stretch of Abyssogena phaseoliformis symbiont OG214 DNA encodes these proteins:
- the rbfA gene encoding 30S ribosome-binding factor RbfA, with amino-acid sequence MLEQASYRIERINELIRRELTLLLRTTTKDPRLSGVVITDVLASRDLSSAKVFYTVTKEDKAVVKPLLAKASGFFRSRLSKTLELRHTPALRFIFDPAPNTGARIKQLLSKL; translated from the coding sequence GTGTTAGAACAAGCCTCTTATAGAATTGAAAGAATTAACGAACTTATTCGCCGTGAGTTAACGCTATTATTAAGGACTACCACCAAAGACCCAAGATTAAGTGGCGTGGTGATTACCGATGTATTGGCAAGTCGTGATCTAAGCAGTGCCAAGGTTTTTTATACGGTCACTAAGGAAGACAAAGCAGTGGTTAAGCCACTACTTGCTAAAGCCAGTGGCTTTTTTCGTTCTCGTTTGTCAAAAACGCTAGAACTTCGTCACACACCTGCACTTAGATTTATCTTTGACCCTGCGCCTAACACAGGCGCAAGGATTAAACAACTATTGTCTAAACTTTAA
- the infB gene encoding translation initiation factor IF-2 has protein sequence MAHTVQTLSKLLKKTPGEVITILANAGVDGKNSDSAISAEERKILMSSLSKRSSSKSSMSVSRKADTKSSASSASGVKVQVKKKRLTKSATTTDEQPEIAANEAAQAALDAGRDADEKLLAQDAKRLEMVRLQKTQAEALKAQKETAKQAPVQETAKKVEKPKITDKSKEDKKSKRLHNALSGNNTRRQLHVARHNPNRKLKKKDRTRLSQKVQEEQAQHAFQKPVDKMIHEIAIAENIKVTELAQKMATKAGEVLKVLMDMGVMVTLNDVIDQDTAMLVVEEMGHKGIASVGETIEDVLIEQSKSSGNESARPPVVTIMGHVDHGKTSLLDYIRKAKVVNSEAGGITQHIGAYQVQSNGNTITFIDTPGHEAFSKMRSRGANVTDIVILVVAADDGVMPQTIESIKHAQTAGVSMIVAINKIDKEGVDIDKIKQVLSTHNVISEDWGGDVMTIPVSAYTGEGVDALLDAISLTAEVLEFSAVIKAPAYGTVLEARLEKGRGKVTTILVQSGTLNKGDIMIAGFEYGKVKQIVDDKGKVLKSATPSMPVEVLGLSGVPNSGDEVLVVDSERKAREVADFRKAKDREAQLQKQQASKMENFLMKMEEGDVSTVNVLLKADVRGSAQALIEALEELSTDEVRVKVISSGVGGINNTDITLAATSNALVLGFNVRADAVARKTADNEGVRVEYYSIIYNLIDDVKAIMSGLLSPELSENIIGIASVKDVFRSQKMGDIAGCMVEEGVVRRDSLIRVLRDSAVIFEGELESLRRFKDDVNEVKSGTECGIGVLNYRDVQPGDQIEVFERVERTRTL, from the coding sequence ATGGCACATACAGTTCAAACACTCTCTAAATTATTGAAAAAGACGCCTGGTGAGGTAATCACAATTCTGGCTAATGCTGGCGTTGATGGTAAAAATTCAGACTCTGCCATTTCAGCAGAAGAAAGAAAAATTTTGATGAGCAGTCTTTCAAAACGCTCAAGTAGTAAATCTAGTATGTCTGTCTCTCGTAAGGCAGATACTAAGTCCAGTGCCAGTTCAGCAAGTGGTGTTAAGGTGCAAGTTAAGAAAAAACGCCTTACAAAGTCAGCCACAACGACTGATGAACAGCCTGAAATCGCTGCTAATGAAGCTGCTCAAGCTGCCTTGGATGCTGGTCGTGATGCAGATGAAAAATTATTAGCCCAAGATGCTAAGCGTTTGGAGATGGTGCGTTTGCAAAAAACCCAAGCAGAGGCGTTAAAAGCCCAGAAAGAAACGGCTAAACAAGCGCCAGTGCAAGAAACTGCAAAAAAAGTTGAAAAACCTAAAATAACGGATAAGTCTAAAGAAGATAAAAAATCTAAACGCTTGCATAATGCACTTAGTGGTAATAATACTCGCAGGCAACTTCATGTTGCTAGACATAATCCAAATCGAAAGCTGAAGAAAAAAGACAGAACACGCTTGTCACAAAAAGTACAAGAAGAGCAGGCGCAACATGCCTTTCAAAAGCCTGTTGACAAAATGATTCATGAAATCGCTATTGCTGAGAATATTAAAGTAACCGAACTCGCACAAAAGATGGCCACCAAAGCTGGAGAAGTGCTTAAAGTGTTGATGGACATGGGTGTTATGGTAACACTGAATGATGTGATTGACCAAGATACCGCCATGTTAGTTGTAGAAGAAATGGGGCATAAAGGCATTGCTAGTGTTGGAGAAACCATTGAAGATGTGTTAATTGAGCAGTCAAAATCTAGTGGTAATGAAAGTGCTAGACCACCTGTTGTAACCATTATGGGTCATGTTGACCATGGCAAAACCTCATTGCTTGACTACATTCGTAAAGCCAAGGTAGTAAACAGTGAAGCTGGCGGTATTACGCAACATATCGGTGCTTATCAAGTTCAGTCAAACGGTAACACCATTACTTTTATTGACACACCAGGACATGAGGCATTTTCAAAAATGCGCTCTCGTGGTGCTAATGTGACCGATATTGTTATTTTGGTGGTGGCTGCTGATGATGGCGTGATGCCACAAACGATTGAGTCCATCAAACACGCACAAACTGCAGGTGTGTCAATGATTGTTGCCATTAATAAGATAGACAAAGAAGGGGTGGATATTGATAAAATTAAGCAAGTTCTTTCAACGCATAATGTTATCTCTGAAGATTGGGGTGGCGACGTAATGACGATACCCGTATCAGCGTATACTGGCGAAGGTGTGGATGCTTTATTAGACGCAATCTCACTAACTGCTGAGGTTTTAGAATTTTCAGCGGTGATTAAAGCACCAGCATACGGTACTGTGCTAGAAGCACGCCTTGAAAAAGGCCGTGGCAAAGTCACCACGATTTTGGTGCAATCGGGCACGTTGAACAAAGGCGATATCATGATTGCTGGATTTGAATATGGCAAAGTGAAGCAAATTGTGGATGACAAAGGCAAAGTGCTTAAATCAGCCACACCGTCAATGCCTGTAGAAGTGCTGGGCTTATCTGGTGTGCCTAACTCTGGTGATGAAGTGTTAGTGGTGGATAGTGAGCGCAAGGCTCGTGAGGTGGCTGATTTTAGAAAAGCCAAAGACCGTGAGGCGCAATTACAAAAACAACAAGCATCGAAGATGGAGAACTTCTTAATGAAAATGGAAGAAGGCGATGTTTCGACTGTTAATGTATTGCTTAAAGCGGACGTTAGAGGTTCAGCGCAAGCATTGATTGAAGCCTTGGAAGAATTATCAACGGATGAAGTTAGAGTAAAAGTAATATCAAGTGGTGTTGGCGGTATTAACAATACTGATATTACACTGGCAGCAACTTCTAATGCTTTGGTGCTTGGCTTTAACGTGCGTGCTGATGCTGTTGCACGTAAAACGGCTGACAATGAAGGTGTTCGTGTTGAATATTACTCAATTATTTATAACTTAATTGATGATGTGAAGGCGATTATGAGCGGTTTACTCAGCCCTGAACTTAGTGAAAATATTATTGGCATTGCCTCTGTTAAGGATGTATTCAGATCTCAAAAAATGGGTGACATTGCAGGATGTATGGTTGAGGAAGGTGTGGTTAGACGTGACAGTCTAATTCGAGTATTGCGCGATAGTGCGGTTATTTTTGAAGGCGAGCTAGAATCACTAAGACGCTTTAAGGATGATGTTAATGAAGTGAAATCAGGCACTGAATGTGGTATTGGCGTCCTTAATTACAGAGATGTTCAGCCAGGTGACCAGATAGAAGTCTTTGAGCGTGTTGAAAGAACGCGCACACTCTAA
- the nusA gene encoding transcription termination factor NusA: protein MDGKELFLMVEAISNEKNISKEEVLESLEEALAIATKKRNNIDAHVEIDRQTGEFLTFRRWMVVADGESFVDDDGTEFDSELHIYAKEASGIAVDDYVRKPIETQEFGRIAAQIVKQVIIQKVREAERGVIVNDYSARIGEVIMVTVKRVDRGNVYVDMGGVDGMIPKFDLIPNESVRKNDRLRAYIKEVKSSVRGAQIFLSRSVPEMMIELFKMEVPETSEGVIEIMGGSRDPGLRSKLAVRAKDKRIDPIGSCIGMRGARVQAVSNELNAERVDIILWDEDSAQFVINAMAPAQVSSIIVDEDKHSMDIAVEDDQLALAIGRGGQNIKLASRLTGWKLNVMSTTQADEKQAQEMLKISDKLADQLGVDSEVAGVLIEEGFGSVDELVDADAQVLESIEEFDASMVEELQERASDAQLVQALGDTEASEVLMSVEGVSEDLASALIEADIVTVDDLAELSIDELLDIQDMDTEIASSVIMTARENEGWFD, encoded by the coding sequence ATGGACGGCAAAGAATTATTTTTAATGGTTGAGGCAATTTCAAACGAGAAAAATATCTCTAAAGAGGAGGTGCTTGAGTCATTAGAAGAGGCGTTGGCTATTGCGACAAAAAAACGCAATAATATTGATGCGCATGTTGAAATTGATAGACAAACGGGCGAATTTTTAACCTTTAGGCGATGGATGGTTGTGGCAGATGGCGAGTCGTTTGTTGATGATGATGGTACTGAGTTTGATTCAGAATTACACATTTATGCAAAAGAAGCAAGTGGTATAGCAGTTGATGATTACGTGCGTAAGCCAATCGAAACACAAGAGTTTGGTCGTATTGCAGCACAAATTGTTAAGCAAGTGATTATCCAAAAGGTTCGTGAGGCAGAAAGAGGGGTGATTGTTAATGATTATTCCGCTCGTATTGGCGAAGTGATTATGGTTACGGTTAAGCGCGTTGATAGAGGTAATGTTTATGTGGATATGGGCGGTGTTGATGGCATGATTCCTAAATTTGACCTTATTCCTAATGAATCAGTGCGTAAAAATGACCGTTTAAGGGCCTATATTAAAGAGGTGAAATCCTCTGTTCGTGGTGCGCAAATTTTCCTATCGCGCAGTGTGCCTGAAATGATGATTGAACTGTTTAAAATGGAAGTGCCTGAAACTTCTGAAGGCGTGATTGAGATTATGGGTGGTAGTAGAGATCCAGGTTTGCGCTCGAAACTAGCAGTCAGGGCTAAAGACAAGCGTATAGATCCCATCGGTTCTTGTATTGGTATGCGTGGTGCGCGTGTTCAGGCGGTATCAAATGAGCTAAATGCTGAGCGTGTTGATATCATTCTTTGGGATGAGGATTCTGCACAATTTGTGATTAATGCAATGGCACCTGCACAGGTGAGTTCAATTATTGTTGATGAAGATAAGCATTCAATGGACATTGCGGTTGAGGATGACCAGTTGGCATTGGCCATTGGTCGTGGTGGTCAAAACATTAAGCTTGCTTCTCGTTTGACTGGCTGGAAATTAAATGTAATGTCAACAACCCAAGCTGATGAGAAACAAGCACAGGAGATGCTAAAAATTAGCGATAAACTTGCCGATCAATTAGGTGTTGATTCTGAAGTAGCAGGCGTGTTGATTGAAGAAGGGTTTGGCAGTGTGGATGAGCTGGTTGATGCAGATGCACAAGTCTTAGAAAGCATAGAAGAGTTTGATGCATCAATGGTTGAAGAGCTTCAAGAGCGCGCATCAGATGCACAATTAGTACAGGCCTTGGGGGATACTGAAGCTTCTGAGGTGCTCATGAGTGTTGAAGGCGTTAGTGAGGATTTGGCGAGTGCATTAATTGAAGCAGACATTGTCACTGTTGATGACTTAGCGGAGTTATCTATCGATGAATTGCTTGATATTCAAGATATGGATACCGAAATAGCATCCAGTGTTATCATGACCGCAAGAGAAAATGAAGGATGGTTTGATTAA
- the rimP gene encoding ribosome maturation factor RimP → MAKVTDKITHLIEPVIEDMGYELVGIEYVASGKHSILRVFIDTDKGVGVNDCEKVSHQLSSIFDVEEPISGQYTLEVSSPGIERPLFHKGHYQRFLGADIKLRMVRPIDGRRNFFGAIGCVNEVDNTIELVDELGSVILDINLIEKANLVVGF, encoded by the coding sequence ATGGCAAAAGTGACTGACAAAATTACCCATTTAATTGAGCCTGTTATTGAAGACATGGGCTATGAATTAGTGGGCATTGAATACGTTGCTAGCGGTAAGCACAGCATCTTAAGGGTTTTTATTGATACAGATAAAGGCGTTGGCGTTAATGATTGTGAAAAAGTCTCTCATCAATTGAGTAGTATTTTTGATGTGGAAGAGCCGATTAGTGGACAATACACCTTGGAGGTTTCATCACCTGGTATTGAGCGCCCATTGTTTCATAAGGGGCATTATCAGCGTTTTTTAGGCGCTGATATTAAATTGCGTATGGTTAGGCCGATTGATGGGCGGCGTAATTTTTTTGGCGCAATTGGTTGTGTTAACGAGGTTGATAATACGATTGAGTTAGTCGATGAATTGGGTTCAGTTATTTTGGATATTAACCTGATTGAAAAAGCAAATTTAGTGGTTGGTTTTTAA
- the gshB gene encoding glutathione synthase, whose product MKKIKIAVLMDNISTINPKKDSSLAMMLEASKRGWKIYTFNTTDLFAQDGSVFADCARTTVSDNLNHWFEKETNIIMTLDAFDVILMRKDPPFDMDYIYSTYLLEQAENKGVLVVNKPQSLRDANEKLFALNFPHCIPKTLVSANQSKIKAFIKTQNTAVIKPLDGMGGCDIFKFETHDTTIDTILKRLTNNGKRPIMAQEFLSDIDKGDKRILLINGKPIDYALARIPAKGSFKGNLAAGAKGVGQPLSDRDRYLCEQISPTLKAKGLMFVGLDVIGDYITEINVTSPTCIRELDAQFNLNIAGKLFDVIEQEINTDCY is encoded by the coding sequence ATGAAAAAAATAAAAATTGCCGTATTAATGGATAATATCAGCACTATTAATCCAAAAAAAGACTCTTCCTTGGCCATGATGTTAGAAGCATCAAAACGAGGTTGGAAGATTTACACCTTTAACACTACTGATTTGTTCGCTCAAGATGGCTCAGTATTTGCTGATTGTGCAAGAACCACAGTTAGTGATAATCTTAATCACTGGTTTGAAAAAGAAACCAATATAATCATGACGCTTGATGCGTTTGACGTCATTTTAATGCGTAAAGACCCGCCATTTGATATGGACTATATCTATAGCACTTATTTATTGGAGCAAGCTGAAAATAAAGGCGTGTTGGTCGTTAATAAGCCCCAATCCTTGCGTGATGCCAATGAGAAATTATTTGCCCTTAATTTCCCACATTGCATACCCAAAACGCTAGTTAGTGCTAACCAAAGCAAAATTAAAGCCTTTATAAAAACGCAAAATACTGCTGTCATCAAACCACTTGATGGCATGGGTGGGTGTGATATCTTTAAATTTGAAACGCATGATACAACCATAGATACCATATTAAAACGCCTAACAAACAATGGCAAACGCCCAATCATGGCTCAAGAGTTTTTATCTGACATTGATAAGGGCGACAAACGTATTTTGTTGATTAACGGCAAACCAATCGATTATGCACTTGCTCGCATTCCTGCCAAGGGTAGTTTTAAAGGCAACCTTGCTGCTGGTGCTAAAGGTGTTGGACAGCCATTAAGTGATAGAGATAGATATCTATGCGAACAAATCTCGCCCACACTTAAAGCCAAAGGTTTAATGTTTGTTGGGCTAGATGTCATTGGTGATTATATTACTGAGATTAACGTTACCAGTCCGACTTGCATTCGCGAGCTAGATGCACAGTTTAACCTTAATATTGCAGGTAAATTGTTTGATGTTATTGAACAAGAGATTAACACTGATTGCTATTGA
- the crcB gene encoding fluoride efflux transporter CrcB — protein sequence MSVLPTVLAIGIGATIGASMRYYLTQLMNATLGSGFPYGTLGVNVLGSFLAGILVVIVLEKAALHEAYRLMLLIGLTGSLTTMSTLSWESIEMISLGHYGQAGFNILLNVALSLSAASIGVVLTRYLLIPQ from the coding sequence ATGAGTGTTTTACCCACAGTTTTAGCAATTGGTATCGGTGCAACTATTGGCGCCAGTATGCGTTATTACTTAACCCAATTAATGAATGCCACACTTGGTTCAGGTTTTCCTTATGGCACTTTAGGCGTGAATGTCTTGGGCTCATTTTTGGCAGGCATATTGGTGGTGATTGTGCTTGAAAAAGCTGCCTTACATGAAGCATATCGGTTGATGTTGCTGATTGGTTTAACGGGTTCATTAACCACCATGTCAACTTTATCTTGGGAGTCTATTGAAATGATTAGCCTTGGGCATTACGGACAAGCGGGGTTTAATATTTTGCTTAACGTTGCCTTATCTCTGTCTGCTGCTAGTATAGGCGTGGTATTGACCCGATATTTATTGATTCCTCAATAG
- a CDS encoding replication-associated recombination protein A codes for MSNHRPLAETLRPKNLDDFFGQSHLLNTQHPFRQAIDSQRLHSMILWGPSGTGKTTLARIIASQVKGHFEQLSAVLDGVKELRAVVENAKKFQKIGKQTLLFVDEIHRFNKVQQDGFLPHIESGLLMLIGATTENPSFEINKALLSRLSVYTLNALNTQELEQILQRAFKHESLTLPNEVLRMQIISASSGDARRLINIVEQISLSGLTLLNTESLNQLLQDKISIFDKGGDVFYQQLSAFHKSVRGSSPDGALYWMARMLVSGCDTKTITRRLLAIASEDIGNADPRALEITLNAWDVFARVGAKEGNRAIAQAVVYCAVAPKSNAVYKAFNQAMAEAKETPGLPVPKHLCNAPTQLMDELGYGKKYRYAHDESDAFVRGQTYFPSELGEQAYYQPSNRGLEIKIGEKLKQLRGL; via the coding sequence ATGTCTAACCATAGACCACTTGCCGAAACGTTAAGACCAAAAAATTTAGATGATTTTTTTGGTCAATCACATTTACTCAATACCCAACATCCATTTCGCCAAGCGATTGATAGCCAACGATTACACTCAATGATTTTATGGGGGCCATCAGGTACGGGAAAAACCACTTTAGCAAGGATTATTGCCAGCCAAGTTAAAGGGCATTTTGAACAACTAAGTGCTGTGTTAGATGGGGTGAAAGAATTGCGAGCAGTGGTTGAGAATGCTAAGAAATTTCAGAAAATTGGCAAACAAACGCTACTGTTTGTGGATGAAATTCATCGTTTTAATAAAGTCCAGCAAGATGGATTTTTGCCACATATTGAATCGGGCTTATTGATGTTGATTGGGGCAACGACTGAGAATCCTTCTTTTGAAATTAATAAGGCGTTACTTTCGCGTTTAAGCGTTTATACATTAAATGCGCTAAATACACAAGAGCTTGAGCAAATATTACAAAGAGCGTTCAAGCATGAGTCACTAACTTTGCCAAATGAAGTACTTAGAATGCAGATTATTAGTGCAAGTAGTGGTGATGCACGTCGACTGATTAATATTGTAGAGCAAATTTCTTTGTCAGGATTAACCTTATTAAATACTGAATCGCTCAATCAGCTATTACAAGACAAAATCAGTATCTTTGATAAAGGTGGCGATGTTTTTTATCAACAATTGTCTGCTTTTCATAAATCAGTACGTGGCTCGTCTCCTGATGGGGCTTTGTATTGGATGGCAAGAATGCTGGTTTCTGGGTGCGATACAAAAACGATTACTAGGCGTTTGTTGGCAATTGCCTCAGAAGACATTGGTAATGCTGATCCACGTGCGCTAGAAATTACACTTAATGCTTGGGATGTATTTGCACGTGTGGGCGCTAAAGAAGGCAATCGAGCCATTGCTCAAGCTGTGGTGTATTGTGCAGTTGCGCCGAAATCTAATGCCGTGTATAAAGCATTTAACCAAGCGATGGCCGAGGCCAAAGAAACGCCAGGTTTACCTGTACCAAAACATTTGTGCAATGCGCCGACCCAGTTGATGGATGAATTAGGTTATGGAAAAAAGTATCGCTATGCACATGATGAGTCCGATGCATTTGTACGTGGGCAGACTTATTTTCCCAGTGAATTGGGCGAACAAGCTTATTACCAGCCTAGTAATCGAGGTTTAGAGATTAAAATTGGTGAAAAATTGAAACAATTAAGAGGTTTGTAA
- a CDS encoding FAD:protein FMN transferase, giving the protein MPKLLTIFIFLFLSACSVDETTQIITGTTMGTSYSIKINNNHGSKPVIDKRLDEIEQVFSTWDEASELSQLNEALINQWVEVSDELFFVLSQAKKIHRQTQGFFDPGMGRLIDIWGFGAVRVGVKPSRESIVQALAMSSIGYLRLNNSRVKKLKDMHINLSAIAKGYGVDVVANMLIKQGLKNFMVEIGGEVMAQSQWTIGIEKPNHGMPIAIELQNQAIATSGDYRNYLKWQGKKYQHILNPNTGLPVNTDLSSVSVIHNSAMMADAYATAMMAMGSQKAKILAQQLGLSVVLILNQQHDFKVLKIN; this is encoded by the coding sequence ATGCCTAAATTGTTGACAATTTTTATCTTTTTATTTTTAAGTGCTTGCAGTGTTGATGAAACAACACAAATCATTACTGGCACTACAATGGGCACTAGTTATAGTATCAAAATCAACAATAATCATGGTTCAAAACCAGTCATTGATAAACGACTTGATGAAATTGAGCAGGTATTTTCTACTTGGGATGAAGCTTCTGAGCTTTCGCAATTGAACGAGGCACTGATTAATCAGTGGGTAGAAGTGTCAGATGAGTTGTTTTTTGTTTTAAGTCAGGCAAAAAAAATACACAGGCAGACGCAAGGTTTTTTTGACCCTGGCATGGGTCGTTTAATTGATATTTGGGGTTTTGGTGCTGTTAGGGTTGGTGTAAAACCCAGTCGGGAGAGTATAGTTCAAGCGTTGGCAATGTCATCTATTGGGTATTTGCGCTTGAATAATTCACGGGTTAAAAAACTTAAAGATATGCATATTAATTTATCTGCCATTGCCAAAGGCTATGGTGTGGATGTAGTGGCAAATATGTTAATCAAGCAAGGGCTTAAAAATTTTATGGTGGAAATTGGTGGCGAGGTGATGGCTCAAAGTCAGTGGACGATTGGTATTGAAAAGCCAAATCATGGCATGCCGATTGCCATTGAATTGCAAAATCAAGCCATTGCCACCTCAGGGGATTATCGCAATTATCTCAAATGGCAAGGCAAAAAATATCAACACATTCTAAATCCTAACACAGGCTTGCCTGTTAATACCGACCTAAGTTCTGTTAGTGTGATTCATAACAGCGCCATGATGGCAGATGCTTACGCAACTGCAATGATGGCAATGGGTAGTCAAAAGGCTAAAATATTAGCACAACAACTTGGCTTGTCAGTGGTGCTTATTTTGAACCAGCAACATGATTTTAAAGTGCTGAAAATCAATTAA
- a CDS encoding lytic murein transglycosylase has product MLRFIFCLLLTSFVYADDTQGSSNTYSFAQFLSNIRSQATKLGISQATLDGAFNDLTPNPKVLEYSRNQAEFNLNFWHYLNSRVSQNRLDKGVIKLQQHQQFLQENYKKYGVPSQIIVAFWGLETNYGKNVGKMHLIRSLATLSFDKRRREFFTHELLTLLKLIDERKLPLNAQGSWAGAMGSMQFIPTNVAAYAIDANTDGKIDLWHTQADIFTSAAHFLKKIGWHQGERWGREVNIPKTFNYHLANLSTKKTVNEWQTLGVRKIDNTNLPNSNMQASLILPMGYNGPAFLVYQNFHAILRWNHSILYALSVGHLSDRLIGANQLFAKSITEPSLSRVDIKQIQTALNQLGLDTGKPDGIPGPKTRHATRSYQKANNLPIDGYVGYQLLQQLQ; this is encoded by the coding sequence ATGTTAAGATTTATTTTTTGTTTGCTACTGACATCCTTTGTATATGCAGATGATACCCAAGGCTCATCCAATACGTATAGTTTTGCACAGTTCTTAAGTAATATCCGCTCGCAAGCTACAAAATTAGGCATCTCGCAAGCCACACTTGATGGTGCTTTTAATGATTTAACGCCAAATCCAAAAGTATTAGAATATAGCCGCAATCAAGCAGAATTTAACCTTAATTTTTGGCATTACCTAAACTCAAGAGTGAGTCAAAATAGGCTTGATAAAGGTGTGATAAAACTTCAACAACACCAACAATTCCTACAAGAAAATTATAAAAAATACGGTGTGCCATCACAAATTATTGTGGCTTTTTGGGGTTTGGAAACCAATTATGGTAAAAATGTTGGTAAAATGCATCTAATCCGTTCGCTTGCCACACTAAGTTTTGATAAACGCCGACGTGAATTTTTTACCCATGAATTATTAACTTTACTCAAGTTGATTGATGAGAGAAAACTGCCTTTAAATGCCCAAGGCTCTTGGGCAGGTGCAATGGGAAGCATGCAATTTATACCCACCAATGTTGCCGCTTACGCCATAGACGCCAATACTGACGGAAAGATTGATTTGTGGCACACACAAGCGGATATTTTTACAAGTGCAGCACATTTTCTAAAAAAGATTGGTTGGCACCAAGGCGAGCGCTGGGGTCGTGAAGTTAACATTCCTAAAACTTTTAATTATCATCTGGCAAATTTAAGCACTAAAAAGACAGTCAATGAATGGCAAACATTAGGTGTGCGCAAAATTGATAACACCAATCTACCCAATTCAAACATGCAAGCTTCACTCATATTGCCTATGGGCTATAACGGCCCAGCGTTCTTGGTTTATCAAAATTTTCACGCCATTCTTAGGTGGAATCATTCAATTTTGTATGCACTGTCTGTGGGGCATTTGTCTGATCGGTTAATTGGGGCAAATCAATTATTTGCAAAATCAATTACCGAGCCTTCACTGAGTCGGGTTGATATTAAACAGATTCAAACCGCACTAAATCAACTTGGCCTTGATACAGGCAAACCTGATGGCATACCAGGACCTAAAACCCGCCATGCAACACGATCCTACCAAAAAGCAAACAACTTACCAATTGATGGCTACGTTGGCTATCAATTATTACAACAACTTCAGTGA
- the ruvX gene encoding Holliday junction resolvase RuvX: MSISTYLGFDVGTKRTGIAIANSLTIQATGIKVVKHHKNGSTNWAAFDDVISAHSINKFIVGLPFDQQGKEQTMTFIAKSFGKKLKNRYQIEVEFIDEHLSSNEAKKLLKYNHHHHNAQRGDVDKQSSQLILQTWLNEKRFD, translated from the coding sequence GTGAGTATTAGCACTTACTTGGGATTTGATGTTGGCACTAAGCGTACTGGTATTGCCATCGCCAATAGTTTAACCATACAAGCAACGGGCATTAAGGTGGTTAAACACCATAAAAATGGTTCAACCAATTGGGCTGCGTTTGATGACGTTATTAGTGCTCATAGTATTAACAAGTTCATTGTTGGCTTGCCATTTGACCAACAAGGCAAAGAACAGACAATGACTTTTATCGCTAAATCATTTGGCAAAAAGTTAAAAAATCGCTACCAAATTGAGGTCGAATTTATCGATGAACATTTATCCTCAAATGAGGCCAAAAAACTTTTAAAATACAATCATCATCATCACAACGCACAGCGTGGCGATGTCGACAAACAATCATCACAGTTAATATTACAAACATGGCTCAATGAAAAAAGATTTGATTAG